A region from the Pelobates fuscus isolate aPelFus1 chromosome 1, aPelFus1.pri, whole genome shotgun sequence genome encodes:
- the PRPF8 gene encoding pre-mRNA-processing-splicing factor 8, with amino-acid sequence MAGVFPYRPGGAPMPGPPGLPPDYMSEEKLQEKARKWQQLQAKRYAEKRKFGFVDAQKEDMPPEHVRKIIRDHGDMTNRKFRHDKRVYLGALKYMPHAVLKLLENMPMPWEQIRDVPVLYHITGAISFVSEIPWVIEPVYISQWGSMWIMMRREKRDRRHFKRMRFPPFDDEEPPLDYADNILDVEPLEAIQLELDNEEDAPVMDWFYDHQPLRDNRKYVNGSTYQRWQFTLPMMSTLYRLANQLLTDLVDDNYFYLFDLKAFFTSKALNMAIPGGPKFEPLVRDINLQDEDWNEFNDINKIIIRQPIRTEYKIAFPYLYNNLPHHVHLTWYHTPNVVFIKTEDPDLPAFYFDPLINPISHRHSVKSQEPLPDDDEEFELPEYVEPFLKDTPLYSDNTANGIALLWAPRPFNLRSGRTRRAVDIPLVKNWYREHCPAGQPVKVRVSYQKLLKYYVLNALKHRPPKAQKKRYLFRSFKATKFFQSTKLDWVEVGLQVCRQGYNMLNLLIHRKNLNYLHLDYNFNLKPVKTLTTKERKKSRFGNAFHLCREVLRLTKLVVDSHVQYRLGNVDAFQLSDGLQYIFAHVGQLTGMYRYKYKLMRQIRMCKDLKHLIYYRFNTGPVGKGPGCGFWAAGWRVWLFFMRGITPLLERWLGNLLARQFEGRHSKGVAKTVTKQRVESHFDLELRAAVMHDILDMMPEGIKQNKARTILQHLSEAWRCWKANIPWKVPGLPTPIENMILRYVKAKADWWTNTAHYNRERIRRGATVDKTVCKKNLGRLTRLYLKAEQERQHNYLKDGPYITAEEAVAVYTTTVHWLESRRFSPIPFPPLSYKHDTKLLILALERLKEAYSVKSRLNQSQREELGLIEQAYDNPHEALSRIKRHLLTQRAFKEVGIEFMDLYSHLVPVYDVEPLEKITDAYLDQYLWYEADKRRLFPPWIKPADTEPPPLLVYKWCQGINNLQDVWDTTEGECNVMLESRFEKMYEKIDLTLLNRLLRLIVDHNIADYMTAKNNVVINYKDMNHTNSYGIIRGLQFASFIVQYYGLVMDLLVLGLHRASEMAGPPQMPNDFLSFQDVATEAAHPIRLYCRYIDRIHIFFRFSADEARDLIQRYLTEHPDPNNENIVGYNNKKCWPRDARMRLMKHDVNLGRAVFWDIKNRLPRSVTTVQWENSFVSVYSKDNPNLLFNMCGFECRILPKCRTSYEEFTHKDGVWNLQNEVTKERTAQCFLRVDDESMQRFHNRVRQILMASGSTTFTKIVNKWNTALIGLMTYFREAVVNTQELLDLLVKCENKIQTRIKIGLNSKMPSRFPPVVFYTPKELGGLGMLSMGHVLIPQSDLRWSKQTDVGITHFRSGMSHEEDQLIPNLYRYIQPWESEFIDSQRVWAEYALKRQEAIAQNRRLTLEDLEDSWDRGIPRINTLFQKDRHTLAYDKGWRVRTDFKQYQVLKQNPFWWTHQRHDGKLWNLNNYRTDMIQALGGVEGILEHTLFKGTYFPTWEGLFWEKASGFEESMKWKKLTNAQRSGLNQIPNRRFTLWWSPTINRANVYVGFQVQLDLTGIFMHGKIPTLKISLIQIFRAHLWQKIHESIVMDLCQVFDQELDALEIETVQKETIHPRKSYKMNSSCADILLFASYKWNVSRPSLLADSKDVMDSTTTQKYWIDIQLRWGDYDSHDIERYARAKFLDYTTDNMSIYPSPTGVLIAIDLAYNLHSAYGNWFPGGKPLIQQAMAKIMKANPALYVLRERIRKGLQLYSSEPTEPYLSSQNYGELFSNQIIWFVDDTNVYRVTIHKTFEGNLTTKPINGAIFIFNPRTGQLFLKIIHTSVWAGQKRLGQLAKWKTAEEVAALIRSLPVEEQPKQIIVTRKGMLDPLEVHLLDFPNIVIKGSELQLPFQACLKVEKFGDLILKATEPQMVLFNLYDDWLKTISSYTAFSRLILILRALHVNNDRAKVILKPDKTTITEPHHIWPTLTDEEWIKVEVQLKDLILADYGKKNNVNVASLTQSEIRDIILGMEISAPSQQRQQIAEIEKQTKEQSQLTATQTRTVNKHGDEIITSTTSNYETQTFSSKTEWRVRAISAANLHLRTNHIYVSSDDIKETGYTYILPKNVLKKFICISDLRAQIAGYLYGVSPPDNPQVKEIRCIVMVPQWGTHQTVHLPNQLPQHEYLKEMEPLGWVHTQPNESPQLSPQDVTTHAKIMADNPAWDGEKTIIITCSFTPGSCTLTAYKLTPSGYEWGRQNTDKGNNPKGYLPSHYERVQMLLSDRFLGFFMVPGQSSWNYNFMGVRHDPNMKYELQLANPKEFYHEVHRPSHFLNFALLQEGEVYSADREDLYQ; translated from the exons AGCTTTGAAGTACATGCCACATGCAGTCTTAAAATTGCTGGAGAACATGCCCATGCCCTGGGAGCAGATCCGGGATGTACCTGTTCTGTATCATATAACTGGTGCCATCTCATTTGTCAGTGAAATTCCATGGGTCATTGAACCAGTCTATATATCGCAGTGGGG ATCGATGTGGATTATGATGAGACGAGAGAAGAGAGATCGTAGACACTTTAAGAGAATGAGATTTCCTCCCTTTGATGATGAGGAACCTCCACTAGATTATGCTGATAACATCCTTGATGTTGAGCCGCTGGAAGCAATTCAGTTGGAGCTGGATAACGAGGAAGATGCTCCTGTCATGGACTGGTTCTATGACCATCAACCTCTAAGAGACAACAGAAA GTATGTGAACGGGTCTACATACCAGCGATGGCAGTTTACTCTTCCAATGATGTCCACATTGTATCGACTAGCCAATCAGCTGCTCACAGATCTGGTGGATGATAACTACTTTTACCTGTTTGATTTGAAGGCCTTCTTCACCTCCAAGGCTTTGAACATGGCAATTCCTGGTGGACCAAAATTTGAGCCGTTGGTTCGCGACATTAACTTGCA GGATGAAGACTGGAATGAATTCAATGATATCAATAAAATTATTATCAGACAGCCAATCAGAACAGAGTACAAGATTGCATTCCCTTATCTGTACAACAACCTTCCTCACCATGTGCACCTAACATG GTATCACACCCCAAATGTAGTTTTCATTAAAACAGAAGATCCTGATCTGCCAGCTTTCTATTTTGATCCATTGATCAATCCCATTTCTCACAGACACTCTGTAAAG AGTCAAGAGCCACTGCCAGATGATGATGAAGAGTTTGAATTGCCAGAATATGTGGAGCCCTTCCTTAAGGACACACCGCTGTACAGTGACAATACAGCTAATGGTATTGCTTTGCTCTGGGCACCACGTCCCTTCAACCTAAGATCTGGCAGGACACGAAGAGCTGTTGATATACCTCTGGTGAAGAACTG GTATCGAGAACATTGTCCCGCGGGCCAGCCTGTTAAAGTTCGAGTCTCCTACCAAAAGTTGCTGAAATACTATGTGCTCAATGCACTTAAGCATAGACCACCAAAGGCTCAAAAGAAGAG GTATCTCTTCCGTTCATTCAAAGCTACAAAATTCTTCCAATCGACCAAGCTGGACTGGGTAGAAGTTGGTCTGCAAGTTTGCCGGCAGGGATACAACATGCTGAATTTGCTAATTCACAGAAAGAACCTAAACTATCTTCACTTGGATTATAATTTCAACTTGAAACCAGTGAAAACGCTGACCACAAAG GAACGTAAGAAATCTCGGTTTGGAAATGCCTTCCATCTTTGTCGAGAAGTTCTTCGTTTGACTAAACTGGTTGTGGACAGCCATGTGCAGTACAGATTGGGAAACGTTGATGCATTTCAG TTGTCAGATGGCTTGCAGTACATCTTTGCTCACGTGGGACAGCTTACTGgaatgtatagatataaatacaaACTCATGAGACAAATCCGAATGTGCAAAGACTTGAAACATCTCATATACTACAGGTTCAACACA gggCCAGTTGGTAAAGGACCTGGATGTGGCTTTTGGGCGGCAGGATGGAGAGTCTGGCTCTTCTTTATGCGTGGAATTACCCCTTTGCTAGAAAGATGGCTTGGAAATTTGCTGGCCAGACAGTTTGAAG GTCGTCATTCCAAGGGTGTAGCAAAAACTGTGACAAAGCAGAGAGTGGAGTCTCACTTTGACCTTGAGCTCAGGGCAGCCGTTATGCATGACATTTTGGATATGATGCCAGAAGGCATTAAGCAAAACAAGGCCCGTACCATCCTGCAACATTTGAGTGAAGCATGGAGATGCTGGAAGGCGAATATTCCTTGGAAG gtacctGGTCTTCCAACTCCCATTGAAAACATGATTCTCCGCTATGTAAAGGCAAAAGCTGACTGGTGGACAAATACTGCACATTACAACAGAGAGCGTATTCGACGTGGAGCCACTGTGGACAAAACTGTGTGTAAGAAGAATTTGGGACGTCTAACCCGTCTATATCTGAAAGCAGAGCAGGAGAGACAGCACAACTACCTAAAG gatgGACCTTACATCACAGCAGAAGAGGCGGTTGCTGTGTATACAACCACTGTGCACTGGCTGGAGAGCAGGAGATTCTCCCCTATCCCATTTCCTCCTCTCTCTTACAAACACGATACTAAACTACTTATTCTAGCTTTGGAGAGACTGAAGGAAGCATACAG TGTGAAGTCCCGTTTAAATCAATCACAGAGGGAAGAGTTGGGTTTAATTGAACAAGCTTATGACAATCCTCACGAAGCCCTGTCCAGGATCAAGCGTCACTTGCTCACTCAAAGAGCATTCAAGGAG GTGGGAATTGAGTTCATGGATCTCTACAGTCATTTGGTCCCAGTTTACGACGTAGAACCTCTGGAAAAGATCACTGATGCCTATTTAGATCAATACTTGTGGTATGAAGCGGACAAGAGACGACTGTTTCCTCCATGGATCAAACCTGCAGATACAGAGCCGCCTCCTTTGCTGGTGTATAAGTGGTGTCAAG GTATAAACAACCTGCAAGATGTATGGGACACCACTGAAGGGGAATGCAATGTGATGCTTGAGTCCCGCTTTGAGAAGATGTATGAGAAGATTGATTTGACTCTGCTGAATCGTCTCCTACGTCTCATCGTTGATCACAACATTGCTGATTACATGACAGCCAAAAATAACGTGGTGATAAACTACAAG GATATGAATCACACAAATTCCTATGGAATCATCCGTGGACTACAGTTTGCTTCCTTTATTGTTCAATACTATGGGCTGGTTATGGATCTTTTGGTACTTGGATTACACAGAGCCAGCGAAATGGCTGGGCCACCACAAATGCCAAATGACTTTCTTAGTTTCCAGGATGTGGCCACAGAGGCTGCTCACCCAATCAGACTGTACTGCAGATACATTGATCGTATTCACATCTTTTTCAG ATTTTCAGCTGATGAAGCTCGGGATCTTATCCAGAGATACCTTACAGAGCATCCAGATCCCAATAATGAGAACATTGTGGGCTACAACAATAAAAAGTGTTGGCCAAGAGATGCCAGAATGCGTCTCATGAAACACGATGTCAACCT tggaAGAGCTGTATTTTGGGACATCAAAAACCGCTTGCCTCGTTCAGTCACAACTGTACAATGGGAAaacagctttgtgtctgtgtacaGCAAAGATAATCCCAATCTGCTTTTCAACATGTGTGGCTTTGAATGTCGCATTCTTCCCAAATGTCGCACTAGCTATGAAGAATTTACACACAAGGATGGTGTCTGGAATCTGCAAAATGAG GTGACAAAAGAGCGCACTGCTCAGTGCTTCCTGAGAGTGGATGACGAATCCATGCAGCGATTCCACAACAGAGTCCGTCAGATTCTTATGGCCTCTGGTTCAACTACATTTACCAAG ATTGTGAACAAGTGGAATACTGCACTGATTGGTCTGATGACGTATTTCCGTGAAGCTGTGGTAAACACACAAGAACTACTTGATCTGTTGGTGAAATGTGAAAATAAGATCCAAACAAGAATAAAAATTGGACTGAACTCCAAAATGCCCAGCagatttccacctgttgtcttcTACACCCCTAAGGAACTGGGAGGCTTGGGAATGCTGTCCATGGGACATGTGCTTATCCCACAGTCAGATCTCAG GTGGTCAAAGCAGACCGATGTTGGCATTACCCATTTCCGTTCTGGCATGAGTCACGAGGAGGATCAGCTGATTCCTAACTTGTACCGTTACATCCAGCCATGGGAAAGTGAATTCATTGACTCTCAACGAGTCTGGGCTGAATATGCCCTAAAGAGGCAAGAGGCTATTGCCCAAAACAG ACGTCTAACTCTGGAAGATTTGGAGGATTCTTGGGATAGAGGTATTCCACGTATTAACACTCTGTTCCAGAAGGACAGACATACCTTGGCGTATGACAAAGGCTGGAGAGTTCGTACAGATTTCAAACAGTACCAG GTACTAAAACAGAATCCATTCTGGTGGACACATCAGCGCCATGACGGAAAGTTATGGAATCTGAATAATTACCGAACAGATATGATCCAGGCTCTTGGTGGAGTTGAGGGAATTTTGGAGCACACCCTTTTCAAAGGCACATACTTTCCTACTTGGGAGGGTCTTTTCTg GGAAAAAGCTAGCGGCTTTGAAGAATCTATGAAGTGGAAAAAGCTGACTAATGCTCAGAGGTCTGGTCTGAACCAGATTCCTAACAGAAGATTCACTCTCTGGTGGTCTCCCACAATCAACAGAGCAAAT GTGTATGTTGGATTCCAGGTGCAATTGGATTTGACTGGTATTTTCATGCACGGCAAGATTCCAACATTAAAGATCTCCTTGATTCAGATCTTCAGGGCCCACTTGTGGCAAAAAATTCATGAGAGCATTGTCATGGATTTGTGTCAG GTATTTGACCAGGAACTGGATGCTCTTGAGATTGAGACTGTTCAGAAGGAGACCATCCACCCCAGGAAATCCTATAAGATGAATTCATCTTGTGCAGATATCCTGCTCTTTGCATCCTATAAATGGAATGTGTCCAGACCTTCCCTGCTTGCCGATTCGAA GGATGTCATGGACAGCACCACCACCCAGAAGTACTGGATTGATATTCAGTTAAGATGGGGAGACTACGATTCTCATGATATTGAGCGATATGCCAGAGCCAAGTTCCTGGACTATACTACTGATAACATGAGTATCTACCCATCACCTACTGGTGTTCTCATTGCTATTGACCTGGCTTACAATCTGCACAG TGCCTATGGAAACTGGTTCCCTGGTGGTAAGCCTCTAATACAGCAAGCTATGGCAAAGATCATGAAAGCAAACCCTGCTCTGTATGTACTGCGTGAGCGTATCCGTAAGGGATTACAACTATACTCCTCAGAGCCCACTGAGCCTTACCTGTCCTCCCAGAACTACGGAGAGCTCTTCTCCAACCAGATCATCTGGTTTGTGGATGACACAAATGTGTACAGAGTGACCATCCACAAG ACTTTTGAAGGGAACTTGACAACAAAGCCAATCAATGGAGCCATTTTCATCTTTAACCCCAGGACTGGACAGCTCTTCCTGAAAATCATTCACACATCTGTGTGGGCAGGACAAAAGCGTTTGGGTCAG CTGGCAAAATGGAAAACTGCAGAAGAAGTGGCTGCTTTGATTCGATCACTGCCTGTGGAGGAACAGCCAAAGCAAATTATTGTTACAAGAAAAGGAATGTTGGATCCTCTTGAG GTCCATTTGCTGGATTTCCCTAACATTGTAATCAAAGGATCTGAGCTGCAGCTGCCTTTCCAGGCATGTCTGAAGGTGGAGAAGTTTGGAGATCTGATTCTGAAGGCTACAGAGCCTCAGATGGTTCTCTTCAATCTCTATGATGACTGGCTGAAGACCATTTCTTCATACACG GCATTCTCTCGTTTGATTTTAATTTTGAGAGCCTTGCATGTCAATAATGACCGGGCAAAGGTCATTCTAAAACCAGACAAAACTACAATCACAGAACCCCATCACATCTGGCCCACACTAACCGACGAAGAATGGATTAAGGTTGAAGTGCAACTGAAGGATCTGATTTTGGCTGATTATGGCAAGAAAAATAA TGTGAACGTGGCTTCCCTAACACAGTCTGAGATCAGAGATATTATATTGGGTATGGAAATTTCAGCCCCATCCCAGCAGAGACAGCAGATTGCAGAGATTGAAAAGCAGACTAAGGAACAGTCTCAGCTCACTGCTACACAGACTCGTACTGTCAACAAACACGGAGATGAGATAATCACATCCACAACCAGCAACTACGAAACACAGACCTTCTCATCCAAGACAGAATGGCGTGTCAG GGCGATATCTGCAGCTAACCTTCACCTGAGAACCAATCACATTTATGTGTCTTCTGATGATATTAAAGAGACAGGGTACACCTATATATTGCCCAAGAATGTCCTGAAGAAGTTCATTTGCATTTCTGATCTTCGCGCTCAG ATTGCGGGGTATCTGTATGGTGTGAGCCCACCTGATAACCCTCAAGTAAAGGAAATCCGGTGTATTGTTATGGTGCCACAATGGGGTACACATCAAACTGTACATCTGCCCAACCAATTGCCACAGCATGAGTATCTAAAG gAAATGGAGCCTTTGGGATGGGTTCACACTCAGCCAAATGAGTCTCCACAGCTATCACCTCAAGACGTCACCACTCATGCCAAGATCATGGCAGATAATCCAGCATGGGATGGAGAAAAAACTATAATTATCACGTGCAG TTTTACACCAGGCTCCTGCACACTGACTGCCTATAAACTGACACCCAGCGGGTATGAGTGGGGTAGACAGAATACAGACAAAGGGAACAATCCCAAAGGTTACCTGCCTTCTCATTATGAAAGAGTTCAGATGCTGCTTTCTGATCGCTTCCTTGGATTCTTCATGGTGCCAGGACAGTCATCTTGGAACTACAACTTCATGG GTGTAAGGCATGATCCAAACATGAAATATGAGTTGCAGCTTGCCAACCCTAAGGAGTTTTACCATGAAGTTCACCGCCCATCGCACTTTCTGAATTTTGCCCTGTTGCAGGAGGGTGAGGTGTATTCGGCTGACCGTGAAGATCTATACCAGTAA